A genomic stretch from Armatimonadota bacterium includes:
- a CDS encoding YebC/PmpR family DNA-binding transcriptional regulator — translation MSGHSKWHNIRIKKQKADLVRGKLFSKFAREIAVAAREGGPNPEGNARLRTAIERAREVGMPNDNIQRAIQRGAGGAEGASYEAITYEGYAPGGVAVLVEVLTDNRNRTAADVRSLFTKHGGALGEVGSVAWMFDRRGMILVDRTKVQEDDLLLAALEAGADDVRSTAEAYEIVTAPEQLDKVKQALAAARIPIQSAEVTMVPKSTVPVGPREAKQVLALMDALEDHDDVQRAYANFDIPDEILQQVG, via the coding sequence GTGTCCGGGCATTCCAAGTGGCACAACATTCGGATCAAGAAGCAGAAGGCCGATCTCGTTCGCGGCAAGCTCTTCAGCAAGTTCGCCCGGGAGATCGCCGTGGCGGCCAGGGAAGGCGGCCCCAACCCCGAGGGGAACGCGCGGCTGCGCACGGCCATCGAGCGGGCCCGCGAAGTCGGGATGCCCAACGACAACATCCAGCGGGCGATCCAGCGCGGGGCGGGCGGCGCGGAGGGCGCCAGTTACGAGGCGATCACCTACGAGGGGTATGCCCCGGGCGGCGTGGCCGTCCTGGTCGAGGTGCTCACGGACAACCGCAACCGCACCGCGGCCGACGTGCGGAGCCTGTTTACCAAGCACGGCGGGGCGCTGGGGGAAGTGGGCTCCGTGGCCTGGATGTTTGACCGGCGGGGGATGATCCTCGTCGATCGCACGAAGGTGCAGGAGGACGATCTGCTCCTTGCGGCGCTGGAGGCCGGAGCGGACGACGTGCGCAGCACCGCGGAGGCCTACGAGATCGTCACCGCGCCGGAGCAGCTGGACAAGGTGAAGCAGGCCCTGGCCGCGGCGCGGATCCCCATCCAGTCGGCCGAGGTGACGATGGTCCCCAAGTCCACGGTGCCGGTGGGGCCGCGCGAGGCCAAGCAGGTGCTGGCCCTGATGGACGCCCTGGAAGACCACGACGACGTCCAGCGGGCCTACGCCAACTTCGACATCCCCGACGAGATCCTCCAGCAGGTCGGCTGA
- a CDS encoding penicillin-binding protein 1A, whose protein sequence is MATGDTTKRILGPSRRPTIRPPRPPWYARSGWRLALWAGGTLVLVMVLAAGAVVGMGLAFATKLPDISALYAPPSEATRVYASNGELIASLYRENRDTIPLEEIPAALQQAVIAIEDERFYQHRGVDLRGTARAMWRNLLAGELREGGSTITQQLARSVFLTQKRQFSRKLAEMMLAVEIERRLTKAEILERYLNQVYFGQGAYGVEMAARVYFGKRARELNLAESALLAGLIRAPTIYSPHQNPELAKARQRVVLTRMMELGYLTPRQAAQTAEQPLKLTAEGSAGLIGIRAPYFVSYILPYLLERYGEEVVYNGGLRVYTTMDVRLQAAAEKAIRQGIEQAEKQKLRVSQGALVAIEPETGFIRAMIGGYDFAQSQFNRAWQAHRQPGSAFKPFIYTAAVANRMTTTRRIVDEPVRYEIVGATEKERIWEPKNYDGKFRGEITLRAALEQSINIPAVKTLAEIGPQTVIAYARRMGITTPLRPHLSLALGTPDLTPLEMASAYGTLAAMGVHAEPIAVRRITTSDGQVLEDNLPRRDLVLSADVSYLMIDLLKGVILRGTGRAADIGRPAAGKTGTTDDYRNAWFIGFTPQLSTAVWVGNDDNTPMRRVVGGTVPARIWREFMRAALEGTPPEDWVRPEGVVEVTVCAPSGLLATPACPHPRRELFIRGTEPTEYDSGAATEAEATRVTGSVPLQVLTPRGGQEVSSPFAVEGATVPGATVTLSILAQGGFLRVQLAETTLPVTDEGRFNYVFRPSLRIAGVRYLITITATTADGARSTATLTVTER, encoded by the coding sequence ATGGCGACCGGCGACACGACCAAGCGCATCCTCGGGCCCTCACGCCGGCCGACGATCCGGCCCCCGCGGCCTCCCTGGTACGCGCGGTCGGGATGGCGCCTCGCGCTGTGGGCGGGCGGGACACTGGTCCTGGTGATGGTGCTGGCCGCCGGCGCCGTCGTCGGCATGGGGCTGGCCTTCGCCACGAAGCTGCCCGACATCTCCGCCCTGTACGCTCCGCCCAGCGAGGCCACACGCGTCTACGCCAGCAACGGCGAGCTCATCGCCAGCCTGTACCGCGAGAACCGCGACACCATCCCGCTGGAGGAGATCCCCGCGGCGCTCCAGCAGGCCGTGATCGCCATCGAGGACGAGCGCTTCTACCAGCACCGCGGCGTGGACCTGCGCGGCACGGCCCGGGCGATGTGGCGGAACCTTCTGGCCGGGGAACTGCGCGAGGGCGGCAGCACCATCACCCAGCAGCTGGCGCGCAGCGTCTTCCTCACCCAGAAGCGCCAGTTCAGCCGGAAGCTCGCCGAGATGATGCTGGCCGTGGAGATCGAGCGCCGCCTGACCAAGGCCGAGATCCTGGAGCGCTACCTGAACCAGGTGTACTTCGGTCAGGGCGCCTACGGCGTGGAGATGGCCGCCCGCGTCTACTTCGGCAAGCGCGCCCGGGAGCTGAATCTGGCGGAGAGCGCGCTGCTGGCGGGGCTCATTCGCGCCCCCACCATCTACTCTCCGCACCAGAACCCGGAACTGGCCAAAGCGCGCCAGCGCGTCGTCCTCACCCGCATGATGGAGCTGGGCTACCTCACGCCCCGCCAGGCGGCGCAGACCGCGGAGCAGCCCCTGAAGCTCACCGCGGAGGGCAGCGCCGGGCTGATCGGGATTCGCGCCCCGTATTTTGTCTCGTACATCCTGCCCTACCTCCTCGAGCGCTACGGCGAGGAGGTGGTCTACAACGGCGGGCTGCGCGTTTACACGACGATGGACGTCCGCCTGCAGGCCGCAGCGGAGAAGGCGATCCGTCAGGGCATCGAGCAGGCGGAAAAGCAGAAGCTCAGGGTCAGCCAGGGGGCGCTGGTGGCCATCGAGCCGGAGACCGGCTTCATCCGGGCGATGATCGGCGGCTACGACTTCGCCCAGAGCCAGTTCAACCGCGCCTGGCAGGCCCACCGCCAGCCGGGGTCGGCCTTCAAACCCTTCATCTACACGGCGGCCGTCGCCAACCGGATGACCACGACCCGGCGCATCGTGGACGAACCGGTGCGCTACGAGATCGTCGGGGCCACGGAGAAAGAGCGGATCTGGGAACCGAAGAACTACGACGGCAAGTTCCGCGGCGAGATCACCCTGCGCGCGGCGCTGGAGCAGTCCATCAACATCCCGGCCGTCAAGACGCTGGCCGAGATCGGTCCGCAGACGGTGATCGCCTACGCCCGGCGCATGGGGATCACCACGCCGCTGCGGCCGCACCTCTCCCTGGCCTTGGGCACGCCCGATCTCACGCCGCTGGAGATGGCGTCGGCCTACGGCACCCTGGCCGCGATGGGGGTGCACGCCGAGCCCATCGCCGTCCGGCGGATCACCACCAGCGACGGCCAGGTCCTGGAGGACAACCTGCCGCGGCGGGACCTCGTCCTCAGCGCCGACGTCTCCTACCTGATGATCGACCTCCTGAAGGGCGTGATCCTGCGCGGCACCGGCCGCGCCGCGGACATCGGTCGGCCGGCCGCGGGCAAGACCGGCACCACCGACGACTACCGCAACGCCTGGTTCATCGGCTTCACCCCACAGCTCAGCACCGCGGTCTGGGTGGGCAACGACGACAACACCCCGATGCGCCGCGTGGTGGGCGGTACCGTCCCGGCGCGCATCTGGCGGGAGTTCATGCGCGCGGCGCTGGAAGGGACGCCCCCCGAGGACTGGGTGCGGCCGGAGGGCGTCGTGGAGGTCACGGTCTGCGCCCCGTCCGGCCTGCTGGCCACCCCGGCCTGCCCCCATCCGCGGCGCGAGCTCTTCATCCGCGGAACCGAGCCCACCGAGTACGACTCCGGGGCGGCCACCGAGGCGGAGGCGACACGGGTGACCGGATCGGTGCCCCTGCAGGTTCTGACGCCCCGCGGAGGGCAGGAGGTGAGCTCGCCCTTCGCCGTCGAGGGCGCGACCGTTCCCGGGGCCACGGTAACCCTCAGCATCCTGGCCCAGGGCGGCTTCCTGCGCGTCCAGCTCGCCGAGACCACCCTGCCCGTGACCGACGAGGGCCGGTTCAACTATGTCTTCCGGCCGTCGCTGCGCATCGCCGGGGTGCGCTACCTGATCACCATCACGGCCACGACGGCCGACGGCGCGCGGTCCACGGCGACGCTCACGGTGACGGAGCGCTGA